One window from the genome of Erwinia sorbitola encodes:
- the wzxE gene encoding lipid III flippase WzxE has translation MSLAKASVWTAISTLVKIVAGLLVVKMLAVSYGPAGVGQAGNFRQLITVLGVLAGAGIFNGVTKYVAQYQQQPEQLRAVTGTASSMVLGFSLLLALIFLLFAAPISQALFGHERYQQVIRIVAFLQMGIAWANLALAIMKGFRDAAGNALSLIVGSLTGVAAWFVCYKLGGYSGALVGLAMVPALVVVPAVILLARRDHLPMRYLLPAWRPEFVTLLGKFTLMALITAVTLPVAWMMMRNLLAQHAGWEEVGLWQGVSSISDAYLQFITASFSVYLLPTLSRLQNRAEISREIIKALRFVLPAVAAVSFTVWLLRDVAIWLLFSREFAAMRDLFVWQLIGDVLKVGCYVFGYLVIAKASLRFYVLTEVSQFVLLTGFSRWLIPLHGAAGAAQAYMATYIAYFALCAGIFIIYRRRV, from the coding sequence ATGTCACTGGCAAAAGCATCAGTGTGGACGGCGATATCCACACTGGTAAAAATTGTCGCTGGTTTGCTGGTGGTGAAAATGCTGGCGGTCTCATACGGGCCAGCCGGGGTCGGGCAGGCGGGTAACTTCCGTCAGCTGATTACCGTGCTTGGAGTTCTGGCCGGGGCCGGGATTTTTAACGGCGTGACTAAATATGTAGCGCAGTATCAGCAGCAGCCGGAACAGTTACGTGCTGTCACCGGTACCGCATCGTCGATGGTGCTGGGCTTCTCACTGCTGCTGGCGTTGATCTTCCTGCTGTTTGCTGCGCCAATCAGCCAGGCGCTGTTCGGCCATGAGCGTTATCAGCAGGTAATTCGTATCGTCGCCTTCCTGCAAATGGGGATTGCCTGGGCCAACCTGGCGCTGGCGATCATGAAAGGCTTCCGGGATGCGGCCGGTAATGCTCTGTCGCTGATAGTCGGCAGCCTGACTGGCGTCGCCGCATGGTTTGTTTGCTACAAGCTGGGAGGCTACAGCGGCGCGCTGGTTGGGCTGGCGATGGTGCCTGCGCTGGTGGTGGTTCCCGCTGTTATCCTGCTGGCGCGGCGCGACCATCTGCCGATGCGCTATCTGTTGCCTGCCTGGCGGCCAGAGTTTGTCACCCTGCTGGGTAAATTCACACTGATGGCGCTGATTACCGCAGTAACGCTGCCGGTGGCATGGATGATGATGCGTAACTTGCTGGCACAGCATGCAGGATGGGAAGAGGTAGGTTTATGGCAGGGCGTCAGCAGTATATCTGATGCGTATCTGCAATTTATTACCGCATCGTTTAGCGTGTATCTGCTGCCTACGCTTTCACGGCTACAAAACAGAGCGGAGATCTCCCGCGAAATTATCAAGGCTCTGCGCTTTGTGCTGCCAGCGGTTGCTGCGGTAAGTTTTACCGTCTGGCTGCTGCGCGATGTGGCCATCTGGCTGCTGTTTTCCCGAGAATTTGCTGCCATGCGCGACCTGTTTGTCTGGCAGTTAATCGGTGATGTACTCAAGGTTGGCTGCTACGTGTTTGGCTATCTGGTCATTGCGAAGGCATCGCTACGTTTTTATGTGCTGACGGAAGTGAGTCAGTTCGTCCTGCTTACCGGATTTTCCCGCTGGCTCATCCCGCTGCATGGTGCAGCCGGTGCGGCTCAGGCGTATATGGCGACCTATATCGCTTATTTTGCACTCTGTGCAGGCATTTTTATTATTTACCGTAGACGAGTATGA